The Streptobacillus felis genome includes the window TATGAACTACATATTAGAGATTTTACATTAAAAGCTAAAAATAAAGGTAAATATTTAGGGGTTGTAGAGGAAGAACAATTAAATTATTTAAAAAAATTAGGAATAACACATGTACAATTACTACCTATTTATGATTATTCTACTGATTCAGTTGATGAATTAAATCCTGATTTAAGATATAACTGGGGTTATGATCCTGTAAACTATAACGTACCTGAGGGTTCATATTCATCTGACCCTAAAAATCCTTATTCAAGAATTAATGAATTAAAACAAATGATAGAAGTATTACATGAAAATGGAATAAGAGTAATTATGGACGTTGTGTATAACCATGTTTATGATGCTTTAGCACACTCTTTATCTAAAACTATACCAAACTATGCATTTAGAAAAACTGAGTATTTCCATTTTAGTAATGGAACTGGTTGTGGAAATGACGTTGCTAGTGAAAGATATATGATAAGAAAATATATAGTAGATAGCGTTAAATATTGGGCTAGTGAATTTAATTTAGATGGATTTAGATTTGATCTTATGGGTATATTAGATGTTGAAACTATGAATGAGATTAGAACTGAACTAGATAAAATTGATAAGAGTATAATAGTATTGGGAGAAGGTTGGGATCTTGCGACTTCTTTAAGTGATGATTTAAAAGCAAATCAGCTTAATGCAAATAAAATGCCTAATATAGCTTTCTTTAATGATGACATTAGAGATAGTCTAAGAGGTTCAACATTTGAGAAATTAGGAAATGGATATGTTAGTGGTGGAGAACTTGAAGAAAGATTATTGCTAAGTATACAAGGTGGTAAAGGGTTAAAAACATATATTTCACCTAATCAGTTAATACAATATATTGAAGCACATGATAACAATACTGTATATGATCATATTGAAATTACTAATAATGAAGAAAATGTAGAAAATAGAATTAGAATGCAATCTATAGCAACAAGTATAGTTATGCTTTCTCAAGGTGTACCATTTATACATGCTGGACAAGAATTTTTTAGAACTAAAGATGGTGTAGAAAATTCATATAAGTCTAGTGAAGAAATAAATAAATTTGATTTTGAAAGAGCGAAGCAATATGAGAAATATGTAAATTATTTATCAGATTTAATTAAATATAGAAAAGAAAATAAAGTGTTAAGATTAGAAACATTTGAAGAAATAAAAAATGTATTTAACTTAATACATGCAGATGATGATACTTTAGTTTACTCTTTTGATAATATATATATTTGTGCTAATGTAAGTAAAGAAGAAAAAAATATATTATTAAGTGAAGGTCAATATTGCATAAAATTTGACGATTTTTCTAAAGTTGAAGATAAAAAAATTAATATTGTAAATGAATATAAAATGAATCCATTAAATATTTTAATATTAGAAAAAATAAATAGATAATAGTAAAATAAACATGAATATAGTAAAATCGATATTTTAATATAAAGGTATGAAGTCAAGGTTAATAAAATACTAAAAAAAATATATATTTGTGTATTGACTTTATAGATTATTGAGGTATAATAATAATGTAAATTGCAAACGATTGCATAAATACAAATAAATTAAAGAAGTAGGAGTGAAAGAATTATGAATTTCAAAAAACTTGCGACAAGTGCATTTTTAATGTTCTCTTTATTGCTTTCTTGTGGAGCTAAAGAAGAAGCAAAAGCTGAAACTGGAGAAGCTTTAACTGGTCATATAGTTGTACAAGCTGAAGAAACTTGGGTACCTTATTATGAAGCTGCAATAGCTAGAGTTAAAGAAAAAAATCCTGAAGCTACAATTGATTTAAAAGTTATAGGAGCTTTCGATCATATGAAAGTTATCGAAGAAACTAATGCTGAAAATGAAGATGTTGCTGACGTATTCACTATTCCATTAGACAGAATTGAATCATTACATGGAAAAGATTTATTAGCTTCATTTGATGCAAAAGCATTAGGTGAAAAAATTGGAGGATTTGGAGATTTTGATAAAGGTCTTGGAGGACAATTAATGTTCGATGGATCATACTTTGGATTCCCTTTCAATATTGAAACTTTATTCTTAGGAATAAACACTAAAAACGTTGAAGCAAATGGTGTAGATTTAGCTAATT containing:
- the pulA gene encoding type I pullulanase is translated as MITRKIDNDLRNLGLDLRYRYDGKLGIEYSKDATIFRVFAPTATRVQLLINNENLEMIKDESKGIFELKVDGDLDKVGYMYKTFFEGEVFETVDPYAIASEANSGKSVVVDLSKTIKGERMPKFNMLDSVIYELHIRDFTLKAKNKGKYLGVVEEEQLNYLKKLGITHVQLLPIYDYSTDSVDELNPDLRYNWGYDPVNYNVPEGSYSSDPKNPYSRINELKQMIEVLHENGIRVIMDVVYNHVYDALAHSLSKTIPNYAFRKTEYFHFSNGTGCGNDVASERYMIRKYIVDSVKYWASEFNLDGFRFDLMGILDVETMNEIRTELDKIDKSIIVLGEGWDLATSLSDDLKANQLNANKMPNIAFFNDDIRDSLRGSTFEKLGNGYVSGGELEERLLLSIQGGKGLKTYISPNQLIQYIEAHDNNTVYDHIEITNNEENVENRIRMQSIATSIVMLSQGVPFIHAGQEFFRTKDGVENSYKSSEEINKFDFERAKQYEKYVNYLSDLIKYRKENKVLRLETFEEIKNVFNLIHADDDTLVYSFDNIYICANVSKEEKNILLSEGQYCIKFDDFSKVEDKKINIVNEYKMNPLNILILEKINR